In Idiomarina sp. PL1-037, a single genomic region encodes these proteins:
- the suhB gene encoding inositol-1-monophosphatase yields MHPMLNIAVRAARAAGKILVKNFDQGSPVEAESKGLNDWVTDMDKAAEQAIINTIKKSYPDHGIIAEESGTQAGKENDFQWVIDPLDGTTNYMRGIPHFCISIALLHKGSVQQAVVYDPMREELFTATRGAGAQLNGRRLRISPKVELKGAILATGFPFKMKNRTPEYLEMFSKLFEHCADVRRAGAAALDLAYVAAARHDAFWEMGLKPWDMLAGELLVREAGGIVSDFQGGHNYIQSGNIAAGAPKALKQMLAQIR; encoded by the coding sequence TTAGTTAAAAATTTCGACCAGGGCAGTCCTGTTGAAGCCGAATCAAAAGGTTTGAACGACTGGGTTACTGATATGGATAAAGCCGCAGAGCAGGCTATTATCAACACCATTAAAAAGTCTTACCCTGATCACGGCATCATCGCAGAAGAAAGCGGTACTCAGGCTGGAAAAGAAAACGACTTCCAGTGGGTTATTGATCCGCTAGACGGCACGACCAATTACATGCGCGGTATCCCTCATTTTTGTATCTCCATAGCGTTACTTCACAAAGGTTCTGTTCAACAGGCCGTTGTTTACGATCCTATGCGCGAAGAGTTATTCACCGCTACCCGCGGCGCCGGTGCACAGCTAAATGGTCGTCGTTTACGTATTTCACCTAAAGTGGAATTAAAAGGCGCTATTCTAGCAACAGGCTTCCCGTTCAAAATGAAAAACCGGACGCCCGAATATTTGGAAATGTTCAGCAAGTTATTTGAGCACTGTGCCGATGTTCGTCGCGCAGGCGCAGCAGCACTGGATTTAGCTTACGTTGCAGCAGCACGCCACGACGCCTTCTGGGAAATGGGTCTTAAGCCCTGGGATATGTTGGCTGGCGAATTATTGGTTCGCGAAGCCGGTGGCATAGTCAGTGACTTTCAGGGTGGCCACAACTACATTCAGTCAGGCAACATAGCAGCCGGTGCGCCAAAAGCATTAAAACAAATGCTGGCACAAATTCGCTAA
- a CDS encoding DUF3545 family protein: MDHSEELQKVNDKSGKGRAAKRKWREIEQLKEKYRLREELSDMDYSLELDLEEIEL, translated from the coding sequence ATGGATCATTCAGAAGAACTGCAAAAGGTTAATGACAAGTCTGGTAAGGGTCGCGCGGCAAAACGTAAATGGCGTGAAATAGAACAACTAAAAGAGAAGTACCGGTTGCGGGAAGAACTCTCTGATATGGATTACTCGCTTGAACTCGATTTAGAAGAAATCGAACTATAA